CGACTGCGGGACATGAAGGGCTCCTTGGGTGGTGGGCCGGGCGGTGGATCAGGCATTTCCAGAACGATTGGTTCAGTATGTGGGCATGCGGAAGAGTCCATGGGTGGATCAGGGGCGGCCCCTCGCTCGCTCAGAAGCTCTCTGGCGCAGCCGCTCGGTCCAGGAGGCCGAGCGCCTGCTCCGCCGCGTCCCGTACGCGCGCCGGGTCCGGCGATGCCTTGCCGACGACGCGCATGCCCTGCATCAGGACGAGCAGCAGACGGGCGAGTGCCCGGGGGTCGCGGTCGGCGGGCAGCTCGCCCTGGGCCCGCGCCCGGGTGAGCGTGGCGTGCAGCAGCGTCTCGATGTGCTCCCAGCTGCGTTCCACGCGGCGTGCGGCGGCCGTGTCGTGCGGGGCCAGCTCCGTCGCCGTATTGGTGACGAAGCAGCCGGTCAGGCGCCGTTCGTCGGCCGTCGCCTCGGCGGCGAAGCGCCGGACGAGCCCGCGCACGGCCGGCAGCGCGGGGCCGCCGGCCGACAGGTCCGCGAGGATGGCCGCGTCGGCGGACTCGGCGTACCGGTCCATGGCCTTCAGGTACAGCTCGTGCTTGTTGCCGAAGGTCGCGTAGATGCTGGCGCGGCCGATGCCGAGATGGTCGACGAGGTCCGCCATCGACGTCGCCTCGTAGCCGCGCCGCCAGAACAGCTCCAGGGCCGACTGGAGTGCGGCGTCCGGATCGAATTCCTTGGTCCTGGCCAGGGAAAGGAGACTAGGCGTAACTAGAACGATCGGTCAAGAAGTGCGGCCGGTCACGCGAGGCTCGACGTCGTCTGTACGGCATACGTGGCCACCGCGTACGCCTCGTCGTCGAGGCACGTGCCGCTCTCCAGGTCGAAGCGCTGCTTGAGCAGCGGTGACGCGACGAACGGGCGGCCCTGCGACGAGCCGATCAGGCCGCGGGAGAGGACCGCGGCGCCCGTGAACGGGTCGCGGTTGCCGACCGCGTACAGGCGGCCCGAGCGGTCCAGGAACACGGCGGCCTGCCGGCCGTCGGGGAGCAGCGCCGCGACCCCGCGGCCCGGGGTCAGCCGGGCCAGCTCGCATACCGTGAACCAGGCGTCACCCAGGTGGAGTTGCACCATCACGGCGGTCTTCTCGGGAGCGACGGTCATGACGTCACCGATCCTTCCAGGGGGCGGGAGCCGATGGAGAGCAGGGGCAGGTCGGGCTTGATCTGGTCGCGCTCCGGGACGAACCGCACCAGCGGGTCCGGGGCGTCGGGCGCGTTCACGAAGGACACGAAGCGCTCCAGGCGCTCCGGGTCGTCGAGGGTGTCGGCCCACTCGTCGCGGTAGTGCGCGACATGGTCGGCCATCAGGGCCTCCAGCTCGTCGCAGAGGCCGAGGGAGTCGTGCACGACGACGTCCCGTACGTGGTCGAGGCCGCCCTCGATCCGCTCCAGCCAGCCCGCCGTGCGCTCCAGACGGTCGGCCGTGCGGATGTAGAACATCAGGAACCGGTCGATCAGCCGGATCAGCTCGGCGTCGGAGAGGTCCTGCGCGAGGAGGTCCGCGTGGCGTGGGGTCGCGCCGCCGTTGCCGCCCACGTACAGGTTCCAGCCGTTGGCCGTGGCGATCACCCCGAAGTCCTTCGACTGGGCCTCCGCGCACTCGCGCCCGCAGCCCGACACGGCCGACTTCAGCTTGTGCGGCGCCCGCAGACCCCGGTACCGCAGCTCCAGGTCGATCGCCATGCGCACGGAGTCCTGGACGCCGTAACGGCACCACGTCTGCCCCACACACGACTTCACCGTCCGCAGCGCCTTGCCGTACGCGTGGCCCGACTCGAAACCGGCGTCCACCAACCGTGCCCAGATCAGCGGCAGTTGCTCGACCCGCGCGCCGAACAGGTCGATCCGCTGACCTCCGGTGATCTTTGTGTAGAGGCCGAAGTCGCGGGCCACCTCGCCGATCACGATGAGCTTCTCCGGGGTGACCTCGCCGCCGGGGATGCGGGGCACGACCGAATAGGAGCCGTTCTTCTGGAGGTTGGCGAGGAAGTGGTCGTTCGTGTCCTGGAGGGCCGCCTGCTCGCCGTCGAGGACATGGCCCTCGGCGCCGATCGTCGGGGCGAGCGAGGCGATGATCGAGCCGACGGCCGGCTTGCAGACCTCGCACCCCTCGCCGCCGCGCGCGCCGTCACGCCCGTGCGCGTCGAGCAGGTCCGCGTACGACGCGATCCGCTTGACCCGGACGATCTCGTACAGCTCGGCGCGCGTGTGCGGGAAGCAGCCGCACAGGCCCTTGTCGCCGCTCTGGGGCAGGAGCTGGCCGATCAGCTTCACGCAGCTGCCGCAGCCCGTACCGGCCTTGGTGCACTTCTTCACCTCGGGCAGCGTGGCGTGCGCCTGGATCGCTTCCTTGGTGACGTTGTGGCAGGAGCAGATCACCGCGTCGCCGGGCAGCGCCTCCGGGCCCAGCGCCACCGGCGCCCCCGCCCCCGCGGGCAGCACCAGCTGCTCGGGCGCCACGGGCGGCACCGAACCGGTCAGCGCGCGCAGTGTCCCGTACGCCTCCGCGTCCCCGACCAGGATCCCGCCGAGCAGCTCCCCCTCCGGACCCACGACCAGCTTCTTGTACGTGCCCGAGCGCGAGTCCGAGTAGACGACGTCGAGGCAGCCGTCGGCCGCGCCGTGCGCGTCGCCGAACGACGCCACGTCCACGCCGAGCAGCTTCAGCTTCGTCGACAAGTCGGCACCGGTGAACTGCCCCTCCTCCGACGCGATCGAGGCGGCCACCGTCTGCGCCATCTCGTAGCCCGGCGCGACCAGGCCGTACACGCGGCCGTCCACGGCCTGCGCGCACTCGCCGATCGCGTACACCGCCGGGTCGCTGGTGCGGCAGCGCTCGTCGACGGTGATGCCGCCGCGTTCGCCGACTGTGAGCCCCATGTCGCGGGCGAGCTGGTCGCGCGGCCGTACGCCCGCCGAGAACACCACCAGGTCGGTCGCCAGTTCCGAGCCGTCCGACAGCTTCATGGCGCGCACCGCGCCGGCCGTACCGTCGGGGCCCTCGGTCAGGATCTCCTGCGTGCCGACGCCCGTGTGGACGCTCAGGCCCATGCCCGTGATGGTGCGCAGGAGGGCCGCGCCGCCGCCTTCGTCGACCTGCACCGGCATGAGGCGCGGTGCGAACTCCACGACGTGCGTGTCGAGGCCGAGGCCGCGCAGGGCACCCGCCGCCTCCAGGCCGAGCAGCCCGCCGCCCACCACGGCCCCGGTCGTGGCGTGCTTCTTCGCGTACTCCTCGATCGCGAGCAGGTCCTCGATCGTGCGGTACACGAAACAGCCCGTCGCGTCCTTGCCGGGCACGGGCGGCACGAACGGGTAGGAGCCGGTCGCGAGGACGAGGGCGTCGTACGTGACCTGGAGACCGGAGCGCGCCGTGACCGTCCGCGTATCGCGGTCGATGTGCTCGGCGGGGTCCCCGAGGTGCAGCTCGATGCCGTGCCGGGCGATGAACTCCGCGTCCGTGAGCGAGAGGTCGTCCGGTGTGCGGCCCGAGAAGTACGAGGTGAGCTGGACCCGGTCGTAGGCGGGGCGCGGCTCCTCGCACAGCACGACGACGCGGTGCGTGTCCGTGAGCCCGCGCTCGGCGAGGGCCTCGAGGAAGCGCTGGCCGACCATGCCGTGGCCGACGAGGACGAGTGTGGGCATGGTGGGCATCTCAGAGTCCTCCGTCGTGAGTGAGCAGGTGGAGCAGGGGCGCGCCGTCGTCGGGCAGCGGGTCGTCGGCCTCCCAGGCCCGGGCGAGCGCCCCGACCGTGCCGAGCTCGCCGACCAGCACCCCGCCGACGAGCCGGTCACCGCGGACGACGACCTTGCGGTACGTGCCGCGGGTCGCGTCGGCGAGCTGCACGACGTCGTCACCTGGCAGCGCCTCGGGCTCCCCGAACGCCGCGAGGTCGAGCGGCCCGGCCTCGTGCGGCAGGGTCAGCCGGGTGAGGGTGCGGGTGCCCGCGTAGGGGCGCCGCCGGCCGGAGAGCAGGTTCTCGGCGAGCGCGTCGGCCTGTTCGAGGGCGGGGGTCGCGAGCCCGTAGACGCGGCCCGCGTGCTGGGCGCAGTCCCCGACCGCGCGGACGCGGGGGTCCGAGGTGCGCAGATCGTCGTCGACGACGATCCCTTCGCGCACGTCGAGCCCCGCCGCCAGTGCGAGCCCCGTACGGGGACGCACCCCGCACGCGAGGACCGTCAGATCCGTGCCGAGTACATAGCCGTCGGCGAGCTCGACGCTGCGGACCGCCCCGTCGACGACGCCCACGCCCCGTACGCGGCACTGCGTGTGTACCTCGACGCCGCGCGCGGTGAGGTGCTCGTGCACGAGACGCGAGGACCGCGGGTCGAGCTGGCGCTCCATCAGGCGCTCGGACTGCTGCGTGAGCACCACCTGGGCGCCGCGCCGGGCGAGCGCACGGGCCGCGGACACCCCGAGGAGCCCGCCGCCGACGACGACCGCGCGCACCCCGGGAACCACCGCCCGCGACAGCGCCAGGCAGTCGTCCATGGTGCGGAAGGCGTGCACCCCGCCCGGCAGCTCAGCCGCACCGGGCGCGAACAGGCCGCGCAGAGGAGGCAGGACCGGGTTCGACCCGGTGGCGAGCACGAGGGTGTCGTACGGGACGTCGGAGCCGTCCTCGCAGCGCACCACCTGCTCGGCGCGGTCGATACGCACGGCGCGGGTCCGCAGGTGGGTTCCGGTGTGGCGGGGCAGCGCGATGACGTCGGCGCCGTAACTGCCCGCGAGGACCTCGGCGAGCAGCACCCTGTTGTACGGGGCGTGCGCCTCCTCGCCGATGAGTACGGCGGCAGCGCCCAGGCGTCGGGCGAGCCGGGTACCGGCGAGGCCGGTGCCGATCACCACCACGCGCCCGGGGTCCGTCGAAAAGGTCATGCACGGCAGCCTGCGGGGCCGGTGTTACCCGGCCGCATCCCTCCCGTTTCCCACGGGGAACGCTGCGCTCAGCGCGCGCGAGGAGGGAGTGTGAGGGCTCAGCGGCTGCCCGTCAGATGCGCGAACACCACGACGTTCCCCCGGTAGCCGGTCTGCTTCGAGTAGCCGCCCCCGCAGGTTATGACGCGCAGCTCGGGCCGGTCGGCCGCGCCATACACCTTCTCGTCGGGGAAGGCGCGGGCGTCGTAGACCTCGACGGCGTCGACGGTGAACACGGCGACTGAGCCGTCGCGGCGGTCGACCTCGATGGCGCGGCCCCTGGTCAGCGCGCCCAGGTCGTAGAAGACGGCGGGCCCCTCGGCGTTGTCGACGTGGCCGGCCACGACCGCTGTGCCGCGGACCCCGGGCGCGGTCCCGGCGTCGTACCAGCCGGCCAGGTTCTTCTGCTCCGGCGGCGGGACGCCCAGGCTGCCCTGCGGGGTCAGGGCGAGCCCCATGAGCGGTGCGTCGACCCGGATCGAGGGGATGCGTATGCGGTCGGGGGGCGAGGAGGAGAGGGGGGCCGCGCCGGGCGGCTCGTGGCCGGGGAGCGCGGACCCGGCCTGCGCCGTGGACGGCTGCGGCGGTCCGTGTATCTCGGTGCCCTGGAGCAGCAGCCAGGCGCCCAGACACAGGGCGAGAGTGGTGACCGCGGCTATGAGTCCGCTGCTGACTCTGCGGCGGCGCGCCTGAGGCATCGGCTTCTCCAGGTCGGGATCGGTGGGGGCGCCTTCCTCTCCCGGCCGCGGGAGGGGGGTGCGTGGCCGGGAGAGGAGAGGACAAGCGGTACCAGGGGGCCGGAGGGACAGCGGAGGTCGTCCGTCCGGCGCCCGTCAGATCCCTTCGCCTCTCGCCCGGCGATGCAGGAGCCAGGTACCGCCCGCGGCGGCGACAGCAAGCGCTGCCACTCCTGCCGCGGTCTTCACGGGGTCGGTGCCGAGCGCGCCGCCGACCCCCGTCTTCACATGGCCCTTCGGAAGGACCTGGTCCGACGATGAGGCGAGCGCGACCATCAGATCGCCCGTCACCTGCCCGCCGCCGGAGCACTTCGCGACGATCTCGTACGTCCCGGGCGGCGCCGACGGAGGCACCTGGAAGCGCCCCACGGCGTCCTTCGCCTGCGAGCCCGGGGCGAGCATGAAGGTGCCCGCGCCGACCGCGCTCGCGTCCCCGGCGGCGGTGCGGCTCGCACCGCACGCGGTGGTGTTGACGGTGACCGTGGCGCCCGCGGTGGCGTTCGCCGGGTACACCTCAAGACCGCCCGAGCCGCCCTTACCGGCGTACGAGGGCGCAGCGGTCAGTGCCGCGGCGGCCGCGGCGAGCGCGGCGGCGGTCAGCAGGCGGGATGTGCGCATCGTGTCGTGCTCCTCCGAGGGGGCACGGCCCGCGGCACCCCCAAGTGCCGCTGCGTCGGTCACGCCCCTGCCCTACCGAGGTAAGTGGCACTCGCCCCGTAACGCCTCCTGATGCACCATCAGAAAACCGGTGAAAGGGCGTCATCTGACACCCCGGCAGGAACATTCCAGCAGGTCACCGGCGCGTCGAAGAAAAGAAGCCGAAGGGGCAGCGGACGCCGGTGAACGGGTGACCGGACCCGCGCGGCGCCCGCTTGACCTCAACCAAGCTTCAGGTAGCAGGCTTGCGCCATGAACCCCACAGCGGTGCAGACCGCAGCCCCCGTCACCGCCCCCGTTTCCACCCCCACCGAGGCCCCCGTACGGGTCGCAGTCGTCATCGGCAGCAACCGCGAGGGCCGTTTCGGCCCGGTCGTCGCCGACTGGCTCATGTCCCTGCTCGGGGAGCGCCCCGACCTCGCCGTCGACGTGATCGACGTAGCCGCCACCGACCTGCCCACCGCACTCTCCTACGACCCGTCCCCCGAGGTACGGGCCGAGCTGGCCAAGGTCACCCCGAAGCTGGCCGCGGCCGACGCCTTCATCGTCCTCACCCCCGAGTACAACCACTCCTACCCGGCGTCCCTCAAGAACGTCATCGACTGGCACCACGCCGAATGGCAGGCCAAGCCGGTCGGCTTCGTCTCCTACGGCGGCATCTCCGGCGGCCTGCGCGCGGTCGAGCACCTGCGCACCGTCTTCGCCGAGCTGCACGCCGTCACGGTCAGGGACACCGTCTCCTTCACCCATGCGGGCAGCCACTTCGACGCATCCGGCGCCCACCGCGACCCCGAGGCGCCGGCCACCGCGCTGAAGGCGATGCTCGACCAGCTGGCGTGGTGGGCGAAGGCGCTGCGGGAGGCGAAGGAGGTACGCCCGTACGGCAGTTGAGACCGGGCAGCCGAAGGCCCCCGCAGCCGACGACTACGGGGGCCTCCCTCACTCATGCGCGATGTCAGCCCACGGACACGGCAGACCAGGTCGCGGCCACGGCGGCGTACTCCGCGCTGCCGGCGCCGTACAGGTCCTTCGCCGCACTGAGGGTCGCCGTGCGGGCGCCCGCGTAGTTCGTCGAGGACGTCATGTAGACGGTCAGGGCCCGGTACCAGATCTTGCCGAGCTTGTCCTTGCCGATGCCGCTCAGCGTCGAGCCGTTGCACGTCGGGCTGTTGTGCTGGACGCCGCCGATGACCTTCGGCCCACTGCCTTCGGCCAGCAGGTACGCGAAGTGGTTGGCGACCCCGGACGAGTAGTGCACGTCGAGATTGCCGACCGACGAGCTCCAGCAGTCGGCGGAGTTGCCGTCCTTGCTGGGCTTGTCCATGAAGCGCAGCGCGGGCTGGCCGAAGCCGGGCTTCACGATCTTCTCGCCGATGAGCCAGTCGCCCGGGTCGGACGCGTTGTTCGCGTAGAACTCGACGAGCGTGCCGAAGATGTCGGACGTCGCCTCGTTCAGGCCGCCGGACTCGCCCGAGTAGGTGAGCCCCGCGGTCTTCGACGTGACGCCGTGCGACATCTCGTGCCCGGCGACGTCGAGCGCCACGAGCGGCCCGAACGTCGAGCCGTCACCGTCGCCGTACGTCATGCAGAAGCAGGTGTCGTCCCAGAAGGCGTTGTTGTAGTTGCTGCCGTAGTGGACGCGGTTGTACGAGCCCTTGCCGTCGCCGCCGATGCCGTTACGGCCGTGGACGTTCTTGTAGTAGTCCCACGTCGTGTCGGTCCCGTACTGGGCGTCCACGGCGGCCGACGAGCGGTCGGAGTTCGCGCCGGTGCCCCAGTGGTTGTCGGCGTCGGTGAACACCACCGCGGGAGCGCGGCTCCAGCAGATGGTCAGGATGCAGCCGTCGGTCTTGTTCTGCGCGTCACCCGAGTAGGTGCCGCCCCGCGTCGCGTCCTTGAGCTGGTACGTGGACCCGGACTGGGTCGTCTCCAGCGGGACCGTGCCCGCGTAGAGGGACTTTCCGTCGCCGGTCGCGGTCTCGATGCTGTCCCAGGCGTCGATCTGCTTGCCGGTGGTGGCGTCGGTGAGGACGACGCGGGCGACCGGGTTGCCGAGCGAGTCCTTGCCCGCGGTGTCCGTGCGCCACGCCAGCTTCGGCGCGCCGTGCAGCGCGTCCACGACGAGCGCGGGCTTGGCGACGACCTTGCGCAGGAGCTCGCCCGGATTGGCGGCGCGCAGCGCGGCGGCGGCGATGTCGGCGGCCTTCGGGGCGGGGAGCCCCGGCGTCACGCTCGGCACGGCGAGGTCGCCGAGGACCGCGCGGTTCGCGGAGCGGTAGCCGCCGTCGCGGTTCAGATGGACGACGAAGTCGCCGCCGAGAACCGGCAGTTGGCGGTAGGTGCGGTTGTAGCGCACATGCTGGGTGCCGTCGGCGTCGACGACGACGTCCCGCACGGAGGCACCCTGCGCGCCGGTGATCCCGAGGCGGGCGGCCTCGGCGGTGAGCGCGGCCGTCGCATGGCGTACGGCGTCGGCCCGGGTGGGTGGCGTGGGGTCGCCGGAGTCGGCGCCCGCGGTGGGGGCGAGGGCGGCGGCCACCAGGGTGGCGGCCGCCGTGGCTATGCCGGCGGTGGTGAGTCGCGATGTGGTCCGGGCAGGTCTCATCGGGCTCCTAGTGACGGCGCGCGGGCGCGCTGAGGGGGGTCACACTGATGACGTCTCAGATTTAAAGGTCCATGACATGTCATGTCCATAGCGCCCCCGTGGTGGAGCTGTGAATAGGTGTTCACGTGCAGAATCAAGGGGCGCACGGCCCGTGAAAGGAACGGACATGAACGCGATGGCCCTGACGGTCCTCACGACGACCGACGACGAGGTCAAGGCCCGAGCCCTGGCCACGGGAGCGGTCGAGGCACGCCTGGCGGCCTGCGCCCAGATCGCGGGCCCGGTCATGTCGGTCTACCGCTGGCAGGGCAACACGGAGACCGCCCAGGAATGGCAGGTGCTACTCAAAACCACGGCAGAGGGCTACGAGGCCCTGGAGTCCTGGCTGTTGGAGGCGCACGACTACGAGACACCCGAGATCATCGCGACACCGGTGGTGCGGGGGAGTGCCGGGTACCTGGCGTGGATCGCGGGGGAGACGGGCGGAGCCTGAGCGCGGGAGCCGGAAAAGCCGACGGCCCGAGCGCTCCAGCACCCGGACCGTCACCGCTCACCGATGCACGACGTCACCGATTCACGACCGACCTCACTTGCGCAACACCAGCGTGATCCCCGCCACGACCAGACCGAGGGCCACGGCCGCGACTCCGTATCCGAGGCGGTGGGACCGAAGCCCCGGCAGAAAGCGGTCGAAGGCGATGCGCCCCGGGCCGGTCAGGGCGAGCGCCACCGCGCCGAGGGCGATCAAGAGCTCGTACTCGATGCCCTGCGGCGCGAAGAATCCGCCGCCCCACTTCACGGCGATGGCATTGACCAGGGTGCCGGCCACGGCCGCGGCGGCCAGCGGGGTGAGCAGACCGAGCACGAGGCCGAGCCCGCCGAGGGTCTCGCTGAGCCCGGCGACCAGGGCGAACGCCTTCGGCGACGGGTAGCCGGACGCGGCGAAGAACTGCCCGGTGCCGTCGATCCCGCCTCCGCCGAACCAGCCGAAGAGCTTCTGCGCACCATGCGCGGCCATGGTCAGGCCGAGGGCGAGGCGCAGGACGAGAAGACCGAGGTCATAGGCGTGGGCGGGCGCGGCGGGGGCGGGGGAGCCGGGCGCGCGGAGCGGCCCGAGCTGGTTCGCGAGAGAGGTCACGTGGGGGTTCTCCTGACTCGGAAGGGACATGCTTGAACTTTCAAGCTATGACCAAGCTAACCGCCCGCCCACGATGTTTCAAACGTGAACGACACCGTCCGAGCGGTCACCGGAGCCGGAGTCGATACCGGCCGCCTCGACCCGTACCGCGCACACCTTGAACTCCGGCATCCGGGACGTCGGATCGAGAGCGGGGTTGGTCAGGTTATTGGCGCGCCCGGCGCCCGGCCAGTGAAACGGCATGAACACTGTGTCGGGCCGGATGCCCGCCGTGATCCGGGCGGGCGCCTCGGCCCGCCCGCGCCGGGAGACGACGGCGACCGGCTCGCCCTCCGCCACCCCGATCAGCGCGGCGAGCCGCGGATGCAGCTCCACGAAGGGGCCGGGCGCGGCGGCGTTGAGCTCGGCCACCCGCCGGGTCTGCGCACCCGACTGGTACTGCGACACGACGCGTCCGGTCGTCAGATGGACCGGGAACTCGGCGTCCGGCTCCTCGGCGGCGGCCCGGTGCGAGACGGCGACGAACCGGGCCCGCCCGTCGTCGGTGGCGAACCGTTCCAGGAAGAGCCGGGGCGTCCCGGGATGTTCCTCTTCAGGACAGGGCCAGAACACCCCGTCCTCCTCGACGAGCCGCCGATAAGAGATCCCCGCATAGTCGGCAGGCCCCCCTTCCGAAGCCAGCCGCAACTCCTCGAAAACCTCCTCAGGATCGGCCGGGAACCCCTTCTCCACCCCCAGCCGGCCGGCCAGCTCACGCAGCACCTCCAGATCGCTCCGCACCCCGTCCGGAGGCGAGAGCGCCCGACGCCGCAGCAGCACACGCCCCTCCAGACTGGTCACGGTCCCCGTCTCCTCGGCCCACTGGGTGACGGGAAGCACCACATCGGCAAGAGCGGCGGTCTCGGAAAGCACCACATCGGCCACGGCCAGAAAGTCGAGCGACCGCAGCCTGTCCTCCACATGGGCGGCACGAGGAGCCGACACCACCGGATTCGACCCCATGACCAGCAGAGCCCGTACGTCACGCCCCAGCGCGTCGAGCAGTTCGTACGCGGAACGGCCGGGCCCGGGGAGGGAGTCGGGGTCAACGCCCCACACGCCGGCCACGTGTGCACGCGCCGCAGGGTCGGTCAGCTTCCGGTACCCGGGCAGCTGGTCGGCCTTCTGCCCGTGCTCGCGCCCGCCCTGCCCGTTGCCCTGCCCGGTCAGGCACCCGTACCCGGAAAGGGGCCGCCCGGCGCGCCCGGTTGCGAGGCACAGGTTGATCCAGGCGCCCACGGTGTCGGTGCCCTTGGACTGCTGCTCGGGCCCACGCGCGGTGAGCACCATCGCGGCCTCGGGCTCGCAGAACATCCGCACGGCCTCGCGCAGTTGAGGCACCGGAACGCCGGTCACACGCTCCACGTACTCGGGCCAGTGCGCCATCACGGCGGCCCGCGCGTCCTCCCAGCCGCGGGTCCGCGTGCGCACGAACTCCTCGTCGACCCGCCCCTCGGTCACCACGAGATGCAGCATGCCGAGGGCCAGGGCGAGATCGGTCCCGGGCCGGGGCGCGAGATGGAGATCGGCGAGCTCGGCGGTGCGCGTGCGGCGGGGGTCGATGACGACCAATGTGCCGCCGTTCTCCCGCAGTTCGTTCAGATAGCGCACAGCAGGGGGCATGGTCTCGGCCATGTTCGACCCGACCAGGACCACACATCCCGTACGCGGAATGTCCTCAAGGGGGAACGGCAGCCCGCGGTCGAGCCCGAACGCGGCGAGCTGCCCCGCCGCGGCGGACGACATGCAGAACCGCCCGTTGTAGTCGATCTGCGAGGTCCCGAGCACGACCCGGGCGAACTTCCCGAGCGTGTACGCCTTCTCGTTGGTGAGCCCGCCCCCGCCGAAGACCCCGCACGCGTCCGGGCCATGAGCAGAACGCGTACGGGAGAGCCCCTCGGCGACACGGTCAAGCGCCTCACCCCAAGAAGCGGCCTCGAGCGCGTCCCCTTTGCGAACAAGCGGCCCACTCAACCGAACCCCCGGCTCGAGCACGGCAGCGGCCGTACGCCCCTTCCCGCACAGGGCGCCACGATTGACGGGAAACCCGGCACGCTCCGCGACCTCGACAACACCAGAGGCAGTCGGGACGAGATTCATCCCGCACTGAAGGGAGCAGTAGGGGCAGTGGGTGGGCGTGACAGTGAGCATGAGGCTCACACTGCGCGCACGCTGTTACGCGACAGCCCACGCCCGATTACACGCAAGGCACGACGCCCTCTTAGCGGCACCGGCGGGACGGTGAGAACAGCGGCGGATCAGCCGCGAAACCGTCGCGAGGGGACGTGGGGGTGTG
The DNA window shown above is from Streptomyces sp. NBC_01445 and carries:
- a CDS encoding TetR/AcrR family transcriptional regulator, whose translation is MARTKEFDPDAALQSALELFWRRGYEATSMADLVDHLGIGRASIYATFGNKHELYLKAMDRYAESADAAILADLSAGGPALPAVRGLVRRFAAEATADERRLTGCFVTNTATELAPHDTAAARRVERSWEHIETLLHATLTRARAQGELPADRDPRALARLLLVLMQGMRVVGKASPDPARVRDAAEQALGLLDRAAAPESF
- the nirD gene encoding nitrite reductase small subunit NirD — protein: MTVAPEKTAVMVQLHLGDAWFTVCELARLTPGRGVAALLPDGRQAAVFLDRSGRLYAVGNRDPFTGAAVLSRGLIGSSQGRPFVASPLLKQRFDLESGTCLDDEAYAVATYAVQTTSSLA
- the nirB gene encoding nitrite reductase large subunit NirB; protein product: MPTMPTLVLVGHGMVGQRFLEALAERGLTDTHRVVVLCEEPRPAYDRVQLTSYFSGRTPDDLSLTDAEFIARHGIELHLGDPAEHIDRDTRTVTARSGLQVTYDALVLATGSYPFVPPVPGKDATGCFVYRTIEDLLAIEEYAKKHATTGAVVGGGLLGLEAAGALRGLGLDTHVVEFAPRLMPVQVDEGGGAALLRTITGMGLSVHTGVGTQEILTEGPDGTAGAVRAMKLSDGSELATDLVVFSAGVRPRDQLARDMGLTVGERGGITVDERCRTSDPAVYAIGECAQAVDGRVYGLVAPGYEMAQTVAASIASEEGQFTGADLSTKLKLLGVDVASFGDAHGAADGCLDVVYSDSRSGTYKKLVVGPEGELLGGILVGDAEAYGTLRALTGSVPPVAPEQLVLPAGAGAPVALGPEALPGDAVICSCHNVTKEAIQAHATLPEVKKCTKAGTGCGSCVKLIGQLLPQSGDKGLCGCFPHTRAELYEIVRVKRIASYADLLDAHGRDGARGGEGCEVCKPAVGSIIASLAPTIGAEGHVLDGEQAALQDTNDHFLANLQKNGSYSVVPRIPGGEVTPEKLIVIGEVARDFGLYTKITGGQRIDLFGARVEQLPLIWARLVDAGFESGHAYGKALRTVKSCVGQTWCRYGVQDSVRMAIDLELRYRGLRAPHKLKSAVSGCGRECAEAQSKDFGVIATANGWNLYVGGNGGATPRHADLLAQDLSDAELIRLIDRFLMFYIRTADRLERTAGWLERIEGGLDHVRDVVVHDSLGLCDELEALMADHVAHYRDEWADTLDDPERLERFVSFVNAPDAPDPLVRFVPERDQIKPDLPLLSIGSRPLEGSVTS
- a CDS encoding NAD(P)/FAD-dependent oxidoreductase is translated as MTFSTDPGRVVVIGTGLAGTRLARRLGAAAVLIGEEAHAPYNRVLLAEVLAGSYGADVIALPRHTGTHLRTRAVRIDRAEQVVRCEDGSDVPYDTLVLATGSNPVLPPLRGLFAPGAAELPGGVHAFRTMDDCLALSRAVVPGVRAVVVGGGLLGVSAARALARRGAQVVLTQQSERLMERQLDPRSSRLVHEHLTARGVEVHTQCRVRGVGVVDGAVRSVELADGYVLGTDLTVLACGVRPRTGLALAAGLDVREGIVVDDDLRTSDPRVRAVGDCAQHAGRVYGLATPALEQADALAENLLSGRRRPYAGTRTLTRLTLPHEAGPLDLAAFGEPEALPGDDVVQLADATRGTYRKVVVRGDRLVGGVLVGELGTVGALARAWEADDPLPDDGAPLLHLLTHDGGL
- a CDS encoding class F sortase, whose protein sequence is MPQARRRRVSSGLIAAVTTLALCLGAWLLLQGTEIHGPPQPSTAQAGSALPGHEPPGAAPLSSSPPDRIRIPSIRVDAPLMGLALTPQGSLGVPPPEQKNLAGWYDAGTAPGVRGTAVVAGHVDNAEGPAVFYDLGALTRGRAIEVDRRDGSVAVFTVDAVEVYDARAFPDEKVYGAADRPELRVITCGGGYSKQTGYRGNVVVFAHLTGSR
- a CDS encoding NADPH-dependent FMN reductase, with amino-acid sequence MNPTAVQTAAPVTAPVSTPTEAPVRVAVVIGSNREGRFGPVVADWLMSLLGERPDLAVDVIDVAATDLPTALSYDPSPEVRAELAKVTPKLAAADAFIVLTPEYNHSYPASLKNVIDWHHAEWQAKPVGFVSYGGISGGLRAVEHLRTVFAELHAVTVRDTVSFTHAGSHFDASGAHRDPEAPATALKAMLDQLAWWAKALREAKEVRPYGS
- a CDS encoding M4 family metallopeptidase, with translation MRPARTTSRLTTAGIATAAATLVAAALAPTAGADSGDPTPPTRADAVRHATAALTAEAARLGITGAQGASVRDVVVDADGTQHVRYNRTYRQLPVLGGDFVVHLNRDGGYRSANRAVLGDLAVPSVTPGLPAPKAADIAAAALRAANPGELLRKVVAKPALVVDALHGAPKLAWRTDTAGKDSLGNPVARVVLTDATTGKQIDAWDSIETATGDGKSLYAGTVPLETTQSGSTYQLKDATRGGTYSGDAQNKTDGCILTICWSRAPAVVFTDADNHWGTGANSDRSSAAVDAQYGTDTTWDYYKNVHGRNGIGGDGKGSYNRVHYGSNYNNAFWDDTCFCMTYGDGDGSTFGPLVALDVAGHEMSHGVTSKTAGLTYSGESGGLNEATSDIFGTLVEFYANNASDPGDWLIGEKIVKPGFGQPALRFMDKPSKDGNSADCWSSSVGNLDVHYSSGVANHFAYLLAEGSGPKVIGGVQHNSPTCNGSTLSGIGKDKLGKIWYRALTVYMTSSTNYAGARTATLSAAKDLYGAGSAEYAAVAATWSAVSVG
- the cutA gene encoding divalent-cation tolerance protein CutA — translated: MNAMALTVLTTTDDEVKARALATGAVEARLAACAQIAGPVMSVYRWQGNTETAQEWQVLLKTTAEGYEALESWLLEAHDYETPEIIATPVVRGSAGYLAWIAGETGGA
- a CDS encoding DoxX family protein; translation: MTSLANQLGPLRAPGSPAPAAPAHAYDLGLLVLRLALGLTMAAHGAQKLFGWFGGGGIDGTGQFFAASGYPSPKAFALVAGLSETLGGLGLVLGLLTPLAAAAVAGTLVNAIAVKWGGGFFAPQGIEYELLIALGAVALALTGPGRIAFDRFLPGLRSHRLGYGVAAVALGLVVAGITLVLRK